A part of Bacillus thuringiensis genomic DNA contains:
- the tig gene encoding trigger factor, which translates to MAAKWEKLEGNVGVLTIEVDAKEVNNSIDAAFKKVVQTINVPGFRKGKMPRPLFEQRFGIESLYQDAIDIILPKAYGEAIDEAGIFPVDHPEINIEKFEKNANLIFTAKVTVKPEVKLGEYKGLAVEKVETTVTDEDVENELKSLQERQAELVVKEEGTVENGDTAVIDFEGFVDGEAFEGGKGENYSLAIGSGTFIPGFEEQVIGLKSGDSKEVEVSFPEEYHAAELAGKPATFKVTIHEIKTKELPELNDEFAKEADEEVATLDELKTKLRTNLEEGKKHEAEHKVRDEVVELAAANAEIEIPEAMIDTELDRMVREFEQRLSQQGMNLELYYQFTGTDADKLKEQMKEDAQKRVRINLVLEAIIEAENIEVTEEEVTAEVEKMAEMYGMPVDAIKQALGSVDALSEDLKVRKAVDFLVDNAA; encoded by the coding sequence ATGGCTGCAAAATGGGAAAAATTAGAAGGTAACGTAGGCGTTTTAACAATCGAAGTTGATGCTAAAGAAGTAAACAACTCTATCGACGCTGCGTTCAAAAAAGTAGTACAAACAATCAACGTACCAGGTTTCCGTAAAGGAAAAATGCCTCGTCCGTTATTCGAACAACGCTTTGGTATCGAATCTTTATATCAAGATGCTATAGATATCATCTTACCAAAAGCATACGGTGAAGCGATTGATGAAGCTGGTATCTTCCCAGTTGATCATCCTGAAATCAACATCGAGAAGTTCGAAAAAAATGCTAACCTTATCTTCACTGCAAAAGTTACAGTGAAACCTGAAGTTAAATTAGGTGAGTACAAAGGTTTAGCGGTAGAAAAAGTTGAAACAACTGTAACTGATGAAGATGTAGAGAACGAATTAAAATCTTTACAAGAGCGTCAAGCTGAACTAGTTGTTAAAGAAGAAGGAACTGTTGAAAACGGTGATACAGCTGTAATCGACTTCGAAGGTTTCGTTGATGGCGAAGCATTTGAAGGCGGAAAAGGCGAAAACTACTCTCTTGCAATCGGTTCTGGTACTTTCATCCCTGGTTTCGAAGAGCAAGTAATTGGTCTTAAATCTGGTGATTCTAAAGAAGTTGAAGTATCATTCCCAGAAGAGTACCATGCTGCTGAATTAGCTGGCAAACCAGCTACATTCAAAGTAACAATTCACGAAATCAAAACAAAAGAACTTCCTGAGTTAAACGACGAGTTCGCTAAAGAAGCTGACGAAGAAGTTGCAACTCTTGATGAATTAAAAACAAAACTTCGTACAAACTTAGAAGAAGGCAAAAAGCACGAAGCTGAGCACAAAGTACGTGACGAAGTAGTAGAATTAGCTGCTGCTAACGCTGAAATCGAGATTCCGGAAGCTATGATCGACACTGAGTTAGATCGTATGGTTCGTGAATTCGAGCAACGTTTAAGCCAACAAGGTATGAACCTTGAGCTTTACTACCAATTCACAGGTACTGACGCTGACAAGTTAAAAGAGCAAATGAAAGAAGACGCTCAAAAACGCGTAAGAATCAATCTTGTTCTTGAAGCTATCATTGAAGCTGAAAACATCGAAGTTACTGAAGAAGAAGTAACTGCAGAAGTTGAAAAAATGGCTGAAATGTACGGTATGCCAGTAGACGCTATCAAGCAAGCTCTTGGAAGTGTAGACGCTTTATCTGAAGACCTTAAAGTGCGTAAAGCTGTAGACTTCTTAGTAGACAACGCTGCATAA
- a CDS encoding PH domain-containing protein, whose amino-acid sequence MFKKMAADVLGLSDVGSVITPKDYDKVDADDYVMHEDGEKIYFLIKSKSDEYCFTNKGLIHLDGTSATSKKRTLRRYSYSKYLIKNVALETAGTIDLDVEIKFQMGDEHYSIDVHKKHIEELKDLYKALLKIEEISYDNGITLQYAHKSLDMASNAFSRISNAQVNLADQFKEMNEIAFNWLVDTKKQYNVKDYGFVFEKFINN is encoded by the coding sequence ATGTTTAAAAAAATGGCTGCAGATGTATTAGGACTAAGCGATGTAGGTTCTGTCATTACACCGAAAGATTATGATAAAGTTGATGCTGATGATTACGTGATGCATGAAGATGGAGAAAAAATTTATTTTCTAATTAAATCAAAGTCAGATGAATACTGCTTCACAAACAAAGGATTAATCCACCTAGACGGTACAAGTGCGACAAGCAAAAAGCGTACACTTCGCCGCTATAGCTATAGTAAATATCTAATTAAAAACGTAGCACTCGAAACTGCGGGAACGATTGATTTAGATGTAGAAATTAAGTTTCAAATGGGCGATGAGCATTATTCAATTGATGTTCATAAAAAACATATTGAAGAATTAAAAGATTTATATAAAGCTTTACTTAAAATCGAAGAAATTTCATACGACAACGGTATTACATTGCAGTATGCACATAAAAGTTTAGATATGGCATCTAACGCTTTCAGCCGTATTTCAAACGCACAAGTAAATTTAGCAGACCAATTTAAAGAAATGAACGAGATCGCTTTTAACTGGCTCGTTGATACGAAGAAACAATATAACGTGAAAGATTATGGTTTTGTCTTTGAAAAGTTTATTAATAACTAA
- a CDS encoding cytoplasmic protein, whose translation MAKSKENNLTEKLAEGKRKYGDGNFTIQNIGDETDPNWTVVKNVRKGSAGIREEEDILRLRSKYIK comes from the coding sequence ATGGCGAAATCAAAAGAGAATAATTTAACAGAGAAATTGGCAGAAGGTAAACGAAAATATGGTGACGGCAACTTTACAATACAGAACATCGGTGATGAAACTGACCCGAATTGGACTGTCGTAAAAAATGTGAGGAAGGGATCGGCAGGCATTCGCGAAGAGGAAGATATATTAAGACTGCGATCAAAATATATAAAATAG
- a CDS encoding metallophosphoesterase — translation MKALIVSDSHSSVKELQQLKEKYEGKVDVMIHCGDSELTPAHEELQGFHVVKGNCDYANFQDEIVTDVDGIRFVVVHGHRHNVKMTLQTLAYYAEEVGAQVACFGHSHVLGAELIEGVLFINPGSILLPRQRVEKTFALLEMDENQMEVRFETLDGQLVEQAVFKRG, via the coding sequence ATGAAAGCTTTAATCGTAAGCGATAGTCATAGCTCTGTGAAGGAATTACAGCAGTTGAAAGAGAAATATGAAGGAAAAGTAGATGTCATGATTCATTGCGGTGATTCAGAGCTAACGCCTGCTCATGAAGAGCTGCAAGGTTTCCATGTTGTAAAAGGAAACTGTGATTATGCTAACTTTCAAGATGAAATTGTAACTGATGTAGATGGCATTCGTTTCGTAGTTGTGCACGGACATCGTCATAACGTGAAAATGACATTACAAACATTAGCGTACTATGCAGAAGAGGTAGGGGCGCAAGTCGCATGCTTCGGACACTCTCACGTATTAGGTGCGGAATTAATAGAAGGCGTATTATTTATTAATCCAGGTAGTATTTTATTACCGCGTCAGCGTGTAGAAAAGACATTTGCTTTATTAGAAATGGATGAAAATCAAATGGAAGTTCGTTTTGAAACATTAGACGGACAACTAGTTGAACAAGCAGTTTTTAAAAGAGGATAA
- a CDS encoding XTP/dITP diphosphatase has product MKQVVVATKNMGKVREFAELFERFDLEVKSLHDFPHIEEVEETGETFEENAILKANSLSRQLNAIVIADDSGLIVDALNGKPGVYSARFAGEPKDDQANIDKVLQELNDVAFEKRKARFYCALAVAFPEGDKKPVIVNGTCEGYILEQRRGENGFGYDPIFYVEEYKKAMAELSSDEKNAISHRGRALRKLEEKIPEWFLGE; this is encoded by the coding sequence ATGAAACAAGTTGTTGTAGCGACAAAAAATATGGGGAAAGTACGTGAATTTGCTGAGTTATTTGAGCGATTTGATTTAGAAGTAAAATCATTACACGATTTTCCTCATATTGAAGAAGTCGAAGAAACTGGTGAAACATTTGAAGAAAATGCGATCTTAAAAGCGAATAGTCTGAGTAGACAACTGAATGCAATCGTAATTGCGGATGATTCAGGTCTTATTGTAGATGCTTTAAATGGAAAACCAGGCGTGTATTCAGCTCGTTTTGCTGGAGAGCCGAAAGATGATCAAGCGAATATTGATAAAGTTTTACAAGAATTAAATGACGTAGCGTTTGAAAAGCGTAAAGCTCGTTTCTACTGTGCACTAGCAGTGGCTTTCCCTGAAGGTGATAAAAAGCCTGTCATTGTAAACGGGACGTGCGAAGGGTATATTTTAGAACAGCGCCGCGGGGAAAACGGATTTGGATATGATCCGATTTTTTATGTGGAAGAATATAAAAAAGCGATGGCGGAACTAAGTTCAGATGAGAAGAATGCCATTAGTCACCGCGGACGTGCTCTTCGTAAGTTAGAAGAAAAAATCCCTGAATGGTTTTTAGGAGAATAA
- the rph gene encoding ribonuclease PH, giving the protein MRVDGREKTELRHIHIHTNYLKNPEGSVLIEVGDTKVICSATIEERVPPFMRGEGKGWVTAEYAMIPRATEQRTIRESSKGKVTGRTMEIQRLIGRALRAVVDLEALGERTVWIDCDVIQADGGTRTASITGAYVAMVLAFEKLLQAEKVSKIPVKDYLAATSVGIVEEQGVVLDLNYVEDSKADVDMNVIMTGKGQFVEVQGTGEEATFSRAQLNELLDAAEQGIFQLIDMQKEALGDIVSHIE; this is encoded by the coding sequence ATGCGAGTAGATGGTAGAGAGAAAACAGAATTACGCCATATACATATTCATACGAATTATTTAAAAAATCCAGAGGGATCAGTATTAATTGAGGTTGGGGATACAAAGGTAATTTGCTCAGCGACAATTGAAGAGCGTGTCCCGCCGTTTATGCGTGGAGAAGGAAAGGGCTGGGTAACAGCTGAATATGCGATGATTCCACGTGCAACAGAACAACGTACAATTAGGGAGTCAAGTAAAGGGAAAGTAACAGGACGTACAATGGAAATCCAGCGTTTAATTGGACGAGCATTACGTGCGGTAGTTGACTTAGAAGCGCTTGGTGAGAGAACGGTTTGGATTGATTGTGACGTTATTCAAGCGGATGGTGGAACGAGAACTGCTTCTATTACAGGTGCATATGTAGCGATGGTATTAGCGTTTGAGAAGTTATTACAAGCAGAAAAAGTATCTAAAATTCCAGTAAAAGATTATTTAGCAGCAACGTCAGTAGGGATTGTTGAAGAGCAAGGTGTTGTTTTAGATTTAAACTATGTAGAAGATTCTAAAGCAGATGTTGATATGAACGTAATTATGACTGGAAAAGGCCAGTTTGTTGAAGTGCAAGGAACTGGAGAAGAAGCGACGTTTAGCAGAGCACAGTTAAATGAATTACTGGATGCTGCGGAACAAGGTATTTTCCAACTGATTGACATGCAAAAAGAAGCGTTAGGTGACATCGTATCTCATATAGAGTAG
- the gerM gene encoding spore germination protein GerM, whose product MPKSTFKWVVGATVSAVLLTGCGFINQEKATEQIDPPKQVTYTEGGKKEVAKKDKQGQTVNRELYLVDKNGYVVPQTLAVPTSKANEVMQQTLEYLVKDGPVTNLLPNGFRAVIPANTSMTLDLKKDGTAVIDFSKEMKNYAKEEERQIVESIAWTLTQFKEVKQVQFQINGEKLAKMPVGGTPLGEGVSRANGINFDDEQVADVTNTKPVTLYFMAQNNNKQQYYVPVTRRVVEGKENDYAAIIDELVKGPIHQSLLNDFNPGVKLITNPKLQDGNLTLNFNENIFINPDKNMVSNYVLKSLVLSLTEKKGVKSVSIEVNGKANLIDEKGGKLIKPVDRPENVNTGSF is encoded by the coding sequence ATGCCTAAATCCACTTTTAAATGGGTTGTTGGTGCTACTGTGAGCGCTGTTTTACTAACAGGGTGTGGCTTTATAAATCAGGAGAAAGCAACGGAACAAATTGATCCGCCAAAACAAGTTACGTATACAGAGGGTGGAAAGAAAGAAGTAGCTAAGAAAGATAAGCAAGGACAAACGGTGAATAGAGAACTATACCTTGTTGATAAAAATGGTTATGTTGTACCGCAAACGTTAGCTGTACCTACTTCGAAAGCAAACGAGGTTATGCAGCAAACGTTAGAGTACCTTGTGAAAGATGGACCGGTAACGAATTTATTACCAAATGGGTTCCGCGCAGTCATTCCAGCGAATACATCGATGACCTTAGATTTGAAAAAAGATGGGACGGCAGTCATTGATTTCTCTAAAGAAATGAAAAACTATGCAAAAGAAGAAGAGCGTCAAATTGTTGAGTCAATAGCGTGGACGTTGACGCAATTTAAAGAAGTAAAACAAGTGCAGTTCCAAATAAATGGTGAGAAATTGGCGAAGATGCCTGTTGGTGGTACACCGCTTGGGGAAGGGGTGAGCCGTGCTAATGGTATCAACTTCGATGATGAACAAGTAGCGGATGTCACAAATACAAAACCGGTTACACTTTATTTTATGGCACAAAATAATAATAAACAACAATACTACGTACCAGTAACACGCCGAGTTGTAGAAGGAAAAGAAAATGATTATGCAGCAATTATAGATGAACTTGTAAAAGGACCGATTCATCAGTCTCTTCTGAATGATTTTAATCCAGGAGTTAAGCTGATTACGAACCCGAAATTACAAGATGGAAATCTTACATTAAACTTTAATGAAAATATATTTATAAACCCAGATAAAAATATGGTTTCGAATTACGTATTGAAATCGTTAGTTTTATCTTTAACAGAAAAGAAAGGCGTGAAAAGTGTTTCTATTGAAGTGAATGGTAAAGCGAATCTTATAGATGAAAAGGGCGGAAAGTTAATAAAACCTGTAGATCGTCCAGAAAACGTGAATACAGGTAGTTTTTAA
- the racE gene encoding glutamate racemase — protein MKLNRAIGVIDSGVGGLTVAKELIRQLPKERIIYLGDTARCPYGPRSREEVRQFTWEMTEHLLDLNIKMLVIACNTATAVVLEEMQKQLPIPVVGVIHPGSRTALKVTNTYHVGIIGTIGTVKSGAYEEALKSINNRVMVESLACPPFVELVESGNFESEMAYEVVRETLQPLKNTDIDTLILGCTHYPILGPVIKKVMGDKVQLISSGDETAREVSTILYHSKMLNEGEEQSDHLFLTTGKIGLFKEIASKWFGQPIENVKHIYLEKE, from the coding sequence ATGAAGTTGAATAGAGCAATAGGTGTTATCGATTCAGGAGTTGGCGGTTTAACAGTAGCGAAGGAATTAATTCGTCAGTTGCCGAAAGAGCGCATTATATATTTAGGGGATACAGCACGTTGCCCTTATGGTCCACGTTCTCGAGAAGAGGTGCGCCAATTTACGTGGGAAATGACAGAGCATTTACTAGATTTAAATATCAAAATGTTAGTTATTGCGTGTAATACAGCAACTGCGGTTGTATTAGAAGAGATGCAGAAACAATTACCAATTCCAGTGGTAGGAGTTATTCACCCAGGATCACGTACAGCTTTAAAAGTGACAAACACGTATCATGTTGGAATTATTGGAACGATTGGAACGGTGAAAAGTGGTGCATACGAAGAAGCGTTAAAGTCTATTAATAACCGTGTTATGGTAGAAAGTTTAGCGTGTCCGCCTTTCGTTGAGCTTGTAGAGAGTGGCAATTTTGAAAGTGAAATGGCATATGAAGTTGTAAGAGAAACATTGCAACCGCTGAAAAATACTGATATTGATACACTTATTTTAGGTTGTACACATTATCCAATTTTAGGTCCTGTTATAAAAAAAGTAATGGGGGATAAAGTGCAACTAATTAGTTCAGGTGATGAAACAGCGCGTGAAGTGAGTACAATTTTATACCATAGTAAAATGTTGAATGAGGGAGAGGAACAAAGTGATCATCTCTTCTTAACAACAGGAAAAATAGGCCTATTTAAAGAAATTGCATCAAAATGGTTTGGTCAACCGATTGAAAATGTGAAACATATTTATTTAGAAAAAGAATAA
- a CDS encoding MFS transporter encodes MGKDISSHSKWFVFTLCFIVLLGPMNAVLFNVALEDMAHDLSISQSKVSWVVVGYSLVVGIGSMIYGKLADRYSVKKLLIISIIIFVVGSIIGFMNQSYAITILARLVQASGGAAFIALSMIAVAKLVVPHKKPGALAMISSSIALAIGIGPLVGGAITNTLGWPYLFLFMVISVVGIFLLIKFMPEEALHTDEAFPFDYIGAALLFAFITTILLGVNINSWLFVLSIIFLFLFKVRMKKAEHPFIDIELFSNKAFLRLITVGFIINVALCANLLLLPLLLGRVHGLSPFVIGIVLFVASLFGIVSSFITGKIVPSFGNVNMIYVASVIMIVGFLILGFIPNGSIVVIVLAIILTFMSYSAIQVSLNTFIPKTLHPAKVGVGLGLYNLINFFGMAFGPAVASKIMESTNSYRLNFILIVMLISAHFFLLIGMSSFQKKMEQ; translated from the coding sequence ATGGGGAAAGATATAAGCAGCCATTCAAAATGGTTTGTTTTCACATTATGTTTTATCGTTTTATTAGGACCGATGAATGCGGTTTTATTTAATGTAGCTTTAGAGGATATGGCTCATGATTTATCCATTAGTCAATCGAAAGTAAGTTGGGTTGTAGTAGGTTATTCCTTAGTTGTCGGTATTGGTTCGATGATATATGGGAAGCTGGCTGATCGTTATAGTGTGAAAAAACTATTAATTATTTCAATTATCATATTTGTAGTGGGCTCTATTATTGGATTTATGAATCAATCTTATGCAATTACCATTCTTGCAAGATTAGTGCAGGCGAGCGGGGGTGCGGCGTTTATTGCGCTTAGTATGATTGCGGTGGCAAAATTAGTTGTTCCTCATAAGAAGCCTGGTGCGTTAGCGATGATTAGTTCTTCTATTGCATTAGCGATAGGTATTGGTCCTTTAGTTGGCGGGGCTATTACAAATACACTAGGGTGGCCATATTTATTTTTATTTATGGTTATTTCAGTAGTGGGGATTTTCTTACTTATAAAATTTATGCCAGAAGAAGCGTTGCATACGGATGAAGCGTTTCCTTTTGATTACATTGGAGCGGCGTTACTATTTGCATTCATTACGACTATTTTATTAGGTGTAAATATTAATAGTTGGTTATTTGTGTTATCGATAATTTTCTTGTTTTTATTCAAGGTTCGTATGAAGAAAGCGGAGCATCCATTTATCGATATTGAGTTATTTTCGAACAAAGCATTTCTTCGTTTAATAACAGTCGGATTTATAATTAATGTGGCGTTATGTGCTAATTTATTATTATTGCCATTACTGTTAGGAAGAGTGCACGGATTGTCGCCATTTGTTATCGGAATTGTATTATTTGTTGCATCACTCTTTGGTATTGTGTCTAGTTTTATTACTGGAAAGATTGTCCCTTCGTTTGGAAATGTGAATATGATTTATGTAGCGTCGGTCATTATGATCGTTGGCTTTTTAATTTTAGGGTTTATTCCGAATGGAAGTATAGTCGTTATTGTATTGGCGATTATTTTAACGTTTATGAGTTATTCAGCCATTCAAGTATCATTAAACACATTTATACCGAAAACATTACATCCGGCTAAAGTTGGGGTCGGTCTTGGTTTATATAATTTAATTAACTTTTTCGGTATGGCATTTGGACCAGCTGTAGCGAGCAAAATTATGGAATCCACAAATAGTTATCGTTTGAATTTTATTTTAATCGTTATGTTAATTTCTGCTCATTTCTTCTTATTAATAGGAATGTCTTCTTTCCAAAAAAAGATGGAGCAATAA
- a CDS encoding type 1 glutamine amidotransferase domain-containing protein, translated as MKKKMLVVLTSVEKYPNLNRATGLWLGEAVHFVKKVEEAGYEVDYASPQGGYTPIDPHSLAMAESIDWGWYQKKEFMNRLGSTMKPSEVNPADYAVIYYAGGHGVIWDFPENKELQMISRNIYENGGIVSSVCHGAASLFHITLSNGERLISGKKVTGFSNEEEKLAELDQFVPFLTEDELIKNGGLYEKAAQPWEAFAVEDNRVITGQNPASGGPVAELVLKHLEK; from the coding sequence ATGAAGAAAAAAATGTTAGTTGTATTAACGAGCGTAGAAAAATATCCAAATTTAAATAGAGCTACTGGGCTTTGGCTTGGTGAAGCTGTTCATTTCGTTAAAAAAGTAGAAGAAGCTGGTTACGAAGTAGATTATGCCAGTCCACAAGGTGGTTATACACCGATTGATCCGCACAGTTTAGCAATGGCGGAGAGCATCGATTGGGGATGGTATCAAAAGAAAGAATTTATGAATCGTCTCGGTTCTACAATGAAACCGAGTGAAGTGAATCCAGCAGACTACGCTGTGATTTATTACGCAGGCGGTCATGGTGTGATTTGGGACTTCCCAGAAAATAAAGAACTTCAAATGATCAGCCGCAACATTTATGAAAATGGTGGAATTGTTTCCTCTGTTTGTCACGGAGCTGCTAGTTTATTTCATATTACATTAAGTAATGGGGAACGTTTAATTAGTGGTAAAAAAGTAACAGGATTTTCAAATGAAGAAGAAAAACTAGCTGAATTGGATCAATTCGTTCCATTTTTAACAGAAGATGAACTTATTAAAAATGGAGGACTTTACGAAAAAGCTGCGCAACCTTGGGAAGCTTTTGCTGTAGAAGATAATCGGGTTATCACTGGCCAAAACCCAGCTTCAGGTGGTCCAGTAGCTGAATTAGTATTAAAGCATTTAGAAAAATAA
- a CDS encoding TetR/AcrR family transcriptional regulator, protein MRKVACANTYINKIKPVIRRTSFSQLKIDEIAKYMDISKATLYKRFSSKDEIIEAVVEDFINYLLEGDADNQDESMSFAERFQKTFIHSLKCVTYISDVFLQDLKEAYPHLSDQLVAAQQNRNHNLQMFFETGMEQGYFNKMNAQLFMVQDDVMLRRIIDHSFCIQYDITLKKAILDFYQLKKYQLFKPEYIEAIDDSEIEKEVIAILQMIS, encoded by the coding sequence ATGAGAAAAGTTGCGTGTGCAAACACTTATATTAATAAAATAAAGCCTGTTATTAGAAGAACGAGTTTTAGCCAATTGAAAATAGATGAAATTGCGAAGTATATGGATATTAGTAAAGCTACTTTATATAAACGTTTTTCTTCAAAAGATGAGATTATTGAAGCTGTGGTAGAAGATTTTATAAACTACCTTCTTGAAGGAGATGCGGATAATCAAGATGAAAGTATGTCTTTTGCAGAACGTTTCCAAAAGACGTTTATCCATTCTTTAAAATGTGTGACATATATTTCTGATGTCTTTTTACAAGATTTGAAAGAGGCGTATCCGCACTTATCTGATCAGTTAGTTGCTGCACAACAAAATCGTAATCATAATTTGCAAATGTTTTTTGAAACTGGTATGGAACAAGGATACTTTAATAAAATGAATGCACAATTATTTATGGTGCAAGATGATGTGATGTTAAGACGTATTATAGATCATTCTTTTTGTATTCAGTACGATATTACGTTAAAGAAAGCGATACTTGATTTTTATCAACTAAAGAAGTATCAACTTTTTAAACCAGAGTATATAGAAGCGATTGATGATTCAGAAATTGAAAAAGAAGTTATTGCTATTTTGCAAATGATTTCGTAA
- a CDS encoding type 1 glutamine amidotransferase domain-containing protein, translating into MLKRVLLVSTSAHDMNGHPTGLWLEELAAPYNVFKKAKFDVDVVSIKGGRVPIDRVSIPNGIPREFKYVASLLQNTKPISNVHFSDYDAVLFGGGHGAIVDFPGNPYVANLIENMYNNNRIVAAVCHGVSSLVGVKNKDGSFFSAGKRITGYTNDEEKVVHLEKRVPFLLESKLKEEGALFYVAPNFTPHVVVDRALITGQNPQSSMEIGKAIRRAVDKF; encoded by the coding sequence ATGTTGAAAAGGGTATTGTTAGTTTCAACAAGCGCTCATGATATGAATGGACACCCGACTGGTTTGTGGCTGGAAGAGCTCGCAGCTCCTTATAATGTGTTTAAAAAGGCTAAGTTCGATGTGGATGTTGTGTCGATAAAGGGCGGTAGAGTCCCTATTGATAGAGTGTCTATTCCAAATGGCATACCTCGTGAATTTAAGTATGTCGCATCTTTATTGCAAAATACGAAGCCGATCTCAAATGTTCATTTTTCGGATTATGATGCAGTTTTATTTGGTGGTGGGCACGGGGCGATTGTAGATTTTCCAGGTAATCCATATGTTGCAAATTTGATTGAGAATATGTACAACAATAACCGGATTGTAGCGGCTGTTTGTCACGGAGTAAGTTCTTTGGTCGGTGTGAAAAATAAGGACGGCTCGTTTTTTAGTGCGGGTAAGCGTATAACGGGTTATACAAATGATGAAGAAAAAGTTGTGCATTTAGAAAAGCGAGTGCCGTTTTTATTAGAAAGTAAATTAAAAGAAGAAGGGGCTTTGTTTTATGTTGCTCCAAATTTCACGCCGCATGTCGTAGTAGATAGGGCTTTAATTACAGGGCAAAATCCGCAGTCTAGTATGGAAATAGGGAAAGCTATAAGAAGAGCTGTCGATAAATTCTAG
- the gerE gene encoding spore germination transcription factor GerE, with product MKEKAYQSKPLLTKREREVFELLVQDKTTKEIAGELFISEKTVRNHISNAMQKLGVKGRSQAVVELLRMGELEL from the coding sequence TTGAAGGAAAAAGCGTATCAATCTAAACCGTTACTCACAAAGAGAGAGAGAGAAGTATTTGAATTACTGGTTCAAGATAAAACAACGAAGGAAATTGCAGGTGAACTTTTTATCAGTGAAAAAACAGTACGCAACCACATCTCAAACGCAATGCAAAAGCTAGGGGTTAAAGGACGTTCACAAGCAGTTGTTGAGCTTCTGCGCATGGGAGAGCTCGAACTATAA